The following DNA comes from Mycolicibacterium aromaticivorans JS19b1 = JCM 16368.
GTTTCCGTTCACCCGGGGCAACTTCTCCAGCGGCTACCGCGGACGGTTGTGGACCTTCCGCCAGTATTCCGGCTTCGGCACCGCCGAGGAGTCGAACGAGCGCTATCGCTACCTGCTCGAGCAGGGCGGTACCGGACTGTCGGTCGCGCTGGACCTGCCGACCCAATGTGGCTACGACTCCGACGATCCGGAGTACGGGGAGGAGGTCGGCCGGGTCGGCGTCGCGGTCGACACCCTCGCCGATGCCGAGATCCTGTTCGACGGGATCCCGTTGGACGCCATCAGCACCAGCTTCACCATCAACGGGACGGCCGCGATCCTGCTGGCGTTCTATGTCGCCGCCGCGGAGAAGAAGGGTGTGCCGCGCGAAAAGCTCACCGGCACCATCCAGAACGACATTCTCAAGGAGTACGCCTCTCGCGGCACGTGGATCTGGCCACCGGAGCCATCGCTGCGCCTGATCGCCGACACCATCGAGTTCTGCGCGGCCGAGGTGCCGCGGTTCAACGCGATCTCGGTCGCCGGGGCGCACTTCCGCGACGCGGGCGCCAACGCCGTGCAGGAGATGGCGTTCACCCTCGCCGACGGTGTCACCTACTGCGACACCGTCGTCGAGCGCGGCCGGATGACCATCGACCAGTTCGCACCGCAGATCTCCTTCTTCTTCTACACCCACGGCGACTTCTTCGAGGAGATCGCCAAATACCGTGCCGGACGGCGTCGTTGGGCGACAATCGTGCGGGAGCGGTGGGGAGCCAAGACCGACAAGGCCGCGATGTTCCGGTTCGGCTGCGTGTCCGGCGGTGCGTCGTTGTACGCCCCGCAGGCGCAGAACAACCTGGTTCGGGTGGCCTACGAGGCGTTGGCCTCGGTGCTCGGCGGCGTGCAGTCGATGTTCACCGCCGCCTGGGACGAGCCGTTCGCGTTGCCCAGCGAGGAGTCCGCGACGCTGGCGCTGCGCACCCAGCAGATCCTGGCCTACGAGACGGGGGTGGCCCGGGTGGCCGACCCGCTCGGTGGCTCCTACTTCGTCGAAGCGCTCACCGATGCCACCGAGGAGCGCATCATCGAGATCATGTCCGATCTCGAAAAGCACGGCGGCATGGTGCAATCCATCGAGGACGGCTACCTGCAGGGGCTGATCGCCGACGAGGCCTACAAGATCCATCAGGACGTGGAATCGGGCGTCCGGCCGGTGGTCGGGGTGAACAAGTTCGTCGTCGACGAGCCCGCCCCGGACCTGGCCACCTACGAACTCGACGCCGAGGGCCGCGACAAGCAGCTGCGGCGCCTGGCGAAGGTGAAAGCTGAACGTAGTGAACTCGCCGTGAAAGAAGCTTTGGCAGCCCTTTCCAGAGCGGCGGAAGGTGACGACAATCTGATGCACAAGCTGATCGACTGCGCCAATGCGTACTGCACCGTGGGCGAGATGGTCTCCACGCTGAAGTCGGTGTGGGGCGAATTCCAGCAACCGGTGGTTTTCTGATGAGCGCTCGCATTCTCGTTGCCAAGCCCGGCCTGGACGGCCACGACCGCGGGGCCAAGATCGTGGCTCGCGCTTTGCGTGACGCGGGCTTCGAGGTGATCTATACCGGGATCCGTCAGCGCATCGAGGACATCGTGTCGATCGCACTGCAGGAAGATGTCGCGGTGGTGGGGCTTTCCATCCTGTCGGGTGCGCATCTGGCGTTGACCAAGCGGACCGTAGACGCGCTGCGCGAAGCCGACGCCGGCGACATCGCGGTGATCGTCGGCGGCACGATTCCGCAGAGCGACGTGTCCAAGCTGCTGGAAGTCGGTGCCGCGGCAGTCTTCCCGACCGGAACATCGCTGGACACCCTGGTGACCGACGTCCGCGCTCTGACCGCAGAACAGGTGGGGTGAGTAATGCGTCTTGGCGTGATGATCGGCGCCGAGCGGGGCGATATGGCCCGCAAGGTGAAGAAGCTCCTCGAGGACATCGAGTGGGCCGAGGGTGCGGGCTTCGACACCGCGTGGATGCCCCAGGTGCCAGGAGACTATGACGCGCTGACGATGGTCGCGCAGATGGGCGCCCGCACCTCGCGCATCGAGCTGGGCACCGCGGTGGTCCCGCTGCAGGCGCAACACCCGATCGCGCTGGCCCGCCAGGCGCTGTCGGTGCACGCCGGCACCGGCAACCGGCTCGCGTTGGGCGTCGGACCATCGCACCACTGGATCATCCGCGACATGCTGGGGCTGCCCTACGAGAAACCGGCGTCCTACACCCGCGACTACCTCGAAGTGCTCAATGCGGCACTGGCCGGCCCCGGCGACGTGGACGTCGAGAACGACACCTTCACGGTGCACAATCCGACTGTGCTGCAGGCGGAGTCGCGGCTACCGGTATTGCTGGCCGCGCTGGGTCCGGTGATGCTGCAGATCGCTGGTGAGCTCACCGACGGCACCGTGCTGTGGATGGCCGACGAGCGCGCGATCGGCGACCATATCGCGCCGCGGATCAACAAGGCCGCCGACAATGCCGGCCGGCCGGCTCCGCGCATCGTCGCCGGAATCCCGGTGTGCCTGTGCGCCAACTCGGAGATCGACGCGGCCAAGGAGCGGGCCAACCGAATCCTCGCCGAAGCCGAGACGTCGCCCAACTACCAGAAGCTGCTCGACCGCGGCGACGCACGCGATGTCGGTGACTTGTGCGCTGCCGGTGATGCTGAAACGATTCTGCGGCGATTCAAACAGTTCGCCGACGCCGGCGTCACCGACCTGTCGGTGCGGCTGCTGCCGATCGGGGAGACCCGGGATGAGCTGGTGGCATCGAAATACCGCACCCGCGAGGTGATTGCGCAGCTCGGCGCCGAAGTTCGATGAGCTCCGCTCCGCTGTCCGGCGTTCGCATCCTCGAGGTCGGCACCATGCTGGCCGGCCCGTATGCCACCA
Coding sequences within:
- a CDS encoding methylmalonyl-CoA mutase family protein, whose translation is MDHLSHTSSGIPLEPVYGPADRSGDPPAPGAFPFTRGNFSSGYRGRLWTFRQYSGFGTAEESNERYRYLLEQGGTGLSVALDLPTQCGYDSDDPEYGEEVGRVGVAVDTLADAEILFDGIPLDAISTSFTINGTAAILLAFYVAAAEKKGVPREKLTGTIQNDILKEYASRGTWIWPPEPSLRLIADTIEFCAAEVPRFNAISVAGAHFRDAGANAVQEMAFTLADGVTYCDTVVERGRMTIDQFAPQISFFFYTHGDFFEEIAKYRAGRRRWATIVRERWGAKTDKAAMFRFGCVSGGASLYAPQAQNNLVRVAYEALASVLGGVQSMFTAAWDEPFALPSEESATLALRTQQILAYETGVARVADPLGGSYFVEALTDATEERIIEIMSDLEKHGGMVQSIEDGYLQGLIADEAYKIHQDVESGVRPVVGVNKFVVDEPAPDLATYELDAEGRDKQLRRLAKVKAERSELAVKEALAALSRAAEGDDNLMHKLIDCANAYCTVGEMVSTLKSVWGEFQQPVVF
- a CDS encoding cobalamin B12-binding domain-containing protein — encoded protein: MSARILVAKPGLDGHDRGAKIVARALRDAGFEVIYTGIRQRIEDIVSIALQEDVAVVGLSILSGAHLALTKRTVDALREADAGDIAVIVGGTIPQSDVSKLLEVGAAAVFPTGTSLDTLVTDVRALTAEQVG
- a CDS encoding LLM class F420-dependent oxidoreductase → MRLGVMIGAERGDMARKVKKLLEDIEWAEGAGFDTAWMPQVPGDYDALTMVAQMGARTSRIELGTAVVPLQAQHPIALARQALSVHAGTGNRLALGVGPSHHWIIRDMLGLPYEKPASYTRDYLEVLNAALAGPGDVDVENDTFTVHNPTVLQAESRLPVLLAALGPVMLQIAGELTDGTVLWMADERAIGDHIAPRINKAADNAGRPAPRIVAGIPVCLCANSEIDAAKERANRILAEAETSPNYQKLLDRGDARDVGDLCAAGDAETILRRFKQFADAGVTDLSVRLLPIGETRDELVASKYRTREVIAQLGAEVR